The Streptomyces sp. CG4 genome window below encodes:
- a CDS encoding ABC transporter permease, with the protein MTAARTGTAPAPGRRIGRSGSAATFARAVVDQLRMHATSPMAIFSTLAMPCVFAFVVHANATRGFSHHSTTDMAVGSAGIGMLDSIIVLVLFSMIGEKQWKTLYAALGSPGGLVPVVLGRLTGTALQSLTALPGTLIVLGLLFGIDGGFDWVRWLVGGVLLAFATASMIGLLGFVVLRFPFSAGMTNGLTGLIMALSALIVPQSALPAPVQKIALIVPQSHVMAWIRGAGPGRLLAAVALTGFFCALVVLAVQRLENTVRRTALPLEA; encoded by the coding sequence ATGACCGCTGCACGTACCGGCACCGCCCCCGCGCCGGGGCGGCGAATCGGCCGGTCCGGCTCCGCCGCGACCTTCGCCCGGGCGGTCGTGGACCAGCTGCGGATGCACGCGACCAGCCCCATGGCCATCTTCTCCACACTTGCGATGCCCTGCGTCTTCGCCTTCGTCGTGCACGCCAACGCCACGCGCGGCTTCTCGCACCACTCCACCACCGACATGGCCGTCGGCTCGGCGGGCATCGGCATGCTCGACTCGATCATCGTGCTGGTCCTTTTCAGCATGATCGGCGAGAAACAGTGGAAAACGCTGTACGCCGCGCTCGGCAGCCCCGGCGGCCTCGTCCCCGTGGTCCTGGGCAGGCTGACCGGCACCGCGCTCCAGTCGCTCACCGCACTGCCCGGCACGCTGATCGTCCTCGGCCTGCTGTTCGGCATCGACGGCGGATTCGACTGGGTGCGCTGGCTCGTCGGCGGTGTACTCCTCGCGTTCGCCACCGCCTCCATGATCGGGCTGCTGGGCTTCGTGGTCCTGCGCTTTCCGTTCTCGGCGGGCATGACCAACGGGCTGACCGGCCTGATCATGGCGCTCAGCGCCCTGATCGTGCCCCAGTCCGCCCTCCCGGCCCCCGTACAGAAGATCGCCCTGATCGTGCCGCAGTCGCACGTCATGGCCTGGATTCGCGGCGCGGGCCCGGGCCGGCTGCTCGCGGCGGTGGCCCTCACCGGCTTCTTCTGCGCACTGGTCGTACTCGCCGTCCAACGGCTGGAGAACACCGTGCGCCGAACCGCCCTGCCACTGGAGGCATGA
- a CDS encoding ABC transporter ATP-binding protein has protein sequence MTSGGLEARGLVREFTTKDGSVRRAVDDVTLVVRPGELVSVLGPNGAGKTTTVKMLTGLLLPTAGQVHIDGHDMVRARRRAAMACGFSLGGDTGLYPRLTAYQNLEFFGLMYGLRGSRLAQRAHDLLAEVDLSDRSGDLVGSFSRGMKQRLHLARALLHEPAVLILDEPSAGLDPQSAATMRALVARLTGEGRSILLTTHDMREAEELSSRIVLMKGGRIHVESTAGELRLNAANRLGHVVNALFSAAKAPDGVKDCPGVLRVEHDGSAVTLRVFDGPAAVQWLLATYPGQTTSVAVTPPTLEEVFLDMVAAS, from the coding sequence GTGACCAGTGGAGGGCTCGAAGCCCGCGGACTCGTACGCGAGTTCACGACAAAGGACGGCTCCGTACGGCGAGCCGTCGACGACGTGACGCTGGTCGTGCGGCCCGGCGAACTCGTCTCCGTGCTCGGCCCCAACGGCGCCGGCAAGACCACCACCGTCAAGATGCTGACCGGTCTGCTCCTGCCGACCGCCGGCCAGGTGCACATCGACGGGCACGACATGGTGCGTGCCCGCCGCCGTGCGGCCATGGCCTGCGGCTTCAGCCTCGGCGGCGACACCGGCCTGTACCCGAGGCTGACGGCCTATCAGAACCTGGAGTTCTTCGGCCTCATGTACGGCCTGCGCGGCTCACGGCTCGCGCAGCGCGCACACGACCTGCTGGCGGAGGTGGACCTCTCCGACCGGTCGGGCGACCTCGTCGGCTCGTTCTCGCGCGGCATGAAGCAGCGACTCCACCTCGCCCGCGCGCTGCTCCACGAGCCGGCCGTCCTCATCCTCGACGAACCCTCCGCGGGCCTCGACCCCCAGTCCGCCGCCACCATGCGTGCCCTCGTCGCCCGCCTGACGGGCGAGGGCCGCAGCATCCTGCTGACCACCCACGACATGCGGGAGGCCGAGGAACTGAGCAGCCGCATCGTTTTGATGAAGGGCGGCCGCATCCACGTGGAGTCCACGGCCGGAGAGCTGAGGCTGAACGCGGCGAACCGGCTCGGCCACGTCGTCAACGCACTCTTCTCCGCCGCCAAGGCACCCGACGGGGTGAAGGACTGCCCCGGCGTCCTGCGCGTCGAGCACGACGGCTCCGCCGTGACCCTGCGCGTCTTTGACGGCCCCGCCGCCGTGCAGTGGCTGCTGGCCACCTACCCCGGACAGACCACCAGCGTCGCCGTCACCCCGCCCACCCTCGAAGAGGTCTTCCTGGACATGGTGGCCGCGTCATGA
- a CDS encoding metallopeptidase TldD-related protein, with protein sequence MKILHHRADQALATAEAVQSSLRPAETAATFLERTARRRLVCDATGKKQLLIEDPAFSGFVRLERDGQELYLNANQLTEPTAARLLATGRPLFRLGSPAVDGGQPHAHPRAQSADGCWHTTPDRLDMASAALRTGELMAAIGAHLSPGQSVAGVHVSDILRESVFLDSSEARLQDQCYGVELTAVVTDEAGTPMVSATRYATALDDIDLAGLGRELSLIHTGMAAGERPFTGTLVVFAPSAVAQVLRALVNTILLNPITHPAPLATSLVDEGPRTVGCGARSFDCEGTATGATELVGRDGRQRTLATRKVVLAEGRPGERTPLTGHAWWNPLKNFPQMTAGNVRLLPTPDTTADALLDGERCVIVDARTLGVEEFRSGGQLAFRLLAARTVDGVPQEACTPMSVEGSAIDFLASVTAVGDTVSYFPGQISAGGAYLEMDISRITSKAMGSQP encoded by the coding sequence GTGAAGATCCTTCACCACCGGGCCGACCAGGCGCTCGCCACGGCCGAGGCCGTCCAGTCGTCCCTGCGCCCGGCGGAGACCGCGGCGACGTTCCTGGAGCGCACGGCTCGGCGCCGGCTGGTGTGCGACGCCACCGGCAAGAAGCAACTCCTCATCGAGGACCCCGCCTTCAGCGGCTTCGTCCGGCTGGAGCGCGACGGCCAGGAGCTGTACCTCAACGCCAACCAGCTCACCGAGCCGACCGCGGCCCGGCTGCTGGCGACCGGACGCCCCCTCTTCCGCCTCGGCAGCCCCGCCGTGGATGGCGGACAGCCGCACGCCCACCCCCGCGCGCAGTCCGCCGACGGCTGCTGGCACACCACACCAGACCGCCTCGACATGGCCTCTGCAGCCTTGCGCACCGGCGAGCTGATGGCGGCCATCGGGGCCCATCTGAGCCCCGGCCAGAGCGTGGCCGGGGTGCACGTGAGTGACATCCTGCGCGAGTCCGTGTTCCTGGACTCCAGCGAAGCCCGCCTCCAGGACCAGTGCTACGGCGTCGAACTGACCGCCGTCGTCACCGACGAGGCCGGCACGCCCATGGTGTCGGCCACGCGCTACGCCACCGCGCTCGACGACATCGACCTCGCCGGGCTGGGCCGCGAACTGAGCCTGATCCACACGGGCATGGCGGCGGGCGAGCGCCCCTTCACGGGCACCCTCGTCGTGTTCGCCCCGTCCGCCGTCGCCCAGGTGCTGCGCGCCCTGGTGAACACGATCCTGCTCAACCCGATCACCCACCCCGCGCCGCTGGCCACCTCCCTCGTGGACGAGGGCCCGCGCACGGTAGGCTGCGGCGCCCGTTCCTTCGACTGCGAGGGCACCGCGACCGGGGCCACGGAGCTGGTCGGCCGCGACGGGCGGCAGCGCACCCTCGCCACCCGCAAGGTGGTGCTCGCGGAGGGCCGGCCCGGGGAGCGGACCCCCCTGACGGGTCACGCCTGGTGGAACCCGCTGAAGAACTTTCCCCAGATGACGGCCGGAAACGTCCGGCTCCTCCCCACCCCGGACACCACCGCCGACGCCCTGCTGGACGGCGAACGCTGCGTGATCGTGGACGCCCGCACCCTGGGCGTCGAGGAGTTCCGCTCCGGCGGCCAGCTCGCGTTCCGGCTCCTGGCCGCCCGCACCGTGGACGGCGTCCCGCAGGAGGCCTGCACCCCGATGTCCGTCGAGGGATCGGCGATCGACTTCCTCGCGTCGGTCACGGCCGTCGGCGACACCGTGTCCTACTTCCCGGGCCAGATCTCGGCGGGTGGGGCCTATCTGGAGATGGACATCAGCCGGATCACCTCGAAGGCGATGGGATCACAACCGTGA
- a CDS encoding TldD/PmbA family protein — translation MAVTTTRQTTRPTGTEGLLEAAQWAIERLGTSADYVQAYAERTVEVRVECLDGEVLATCVEPREGLACMVRQDGRWRHRAFSVAELPLLHKWLAGDQVGAEEDIPSWQDAPAVDFQAVAARDWLVQGAAPAHSLRTMEDFTLRSVAVADTDGIRSAATSRFVRRRVEASVAHDGNRYRGLNRWLERGPQAGTADRDAVPQDVARIAVEHAHDSARARLGGRHRTPVVFGPSAAVGLLHELIGHALEGDNFAMQSDYVAGLRKPGAVPASVTLYDDATIADGYGSYDIDDEGIVGGITMLVSDGELGTPLSSVRTAQRHGYRPTGNGRRRDYRALPLPRASNTVFPRGTDDPDALMAPSAKGLLHVGCLGAGMINLSTGEFSFAALNCTYVTPDGHRVPVRDVSLFGDALKTLAHVEGIGTDFGGDSVTCGKQGQMIGIGLFSPSMRFSALDWSAA, via the coding sequence ATGGCAGTGACGACGACCCGGCAGACCACCCGGCCGACCGGCACCGAGGGTCTGCTTGAGGCAGCCCAGTGGGCCATCGAGCGGCTCGGCACGTCGGCGGACTATGTGCAGGCCTACGCGGAGCGCACCGTCGAGGTACGCGTGGAGTGCCTCGACGGCGAGGTACTCGCCACCTGCGTCGAGCCCCGCGAAGGACTCGCGTGCATGGTCCGCCAGGACGGCCGCTGGCGCCACCGGGCCTTTTCGGTCGCCGAACTGCCCTTGCTGCACAAGTGGCTGGCGGGTGATCAGGTAGGTGCCGAGGAGGACATCCCCTCGTGGCAAGACGCTCCGGCCGTGGATTTCCAGGCCGTGGCCGCGCGGGACTGGCTGGTCCAGGGTGCCGCCCCGGCCCACTCCCTGCGCACCATGGAGGACTTCACCCTCCGCAGCGTCGCCGTCGCCGACACTGACGGCATACGGTCAGCCGCCACCTCTCGCTTCGTGCGGCGCCGCGTGGAGGCCAGCGTCGCGCACGACGGCAACCGCTACCGCGGGCTCAACCGGTGGCTGGAGCGCGGCCCGCAGGCTGGCACCGCCGACCGCGACGCCGTGCCGCAGGACGTGGCACGGATCGCCGTGGAGCATGCGCATGACTCCGCACGCGCCCGTCTCGGCGGCCGCCACCGCACCCCCGTGGTCTTCGGACCGTCTGCCGCGGTCGGCCTGCTGCACGAGCTGATCGGCCACGCCCTCGAAGGCGACAACTTCGCCATGCAGAGCGACTACGTCGCGGGGCTCCGCAAGCCGGGCGCCGTTCCCGCCTCGGTGACGCTGTACGACGACGCCACCATCGCCGACGGCTACGGCTCGTACGACATCGACGACGAGGGCATCGTCGGCGGCATCACCATGCTGGTATCCGACGGCGAACTCGGCACCCCGCTGTCCAGCGTCCGCACAGCGCAGCGCCACGGCTACCGGCCCACCGGCAACGGGCGCCGCCGCGACTACCGTGCCCTGCCGCTGCCGCGTGCAAGCAACACCGTCTTCCCGCGCGGCACGGACGACCCGGACGCCCTCATGGCGCCGTCCGCCAAGGGCCTCCTGCACGTCGGCTGCCTGGGGGCCGGGATGATCAACCTCAGCACCGGGGAGTTCTCCTTCGCCGCGCTGAACTGCACCTACGTCACCCCCGACGGTCACCGCGTCCCCGTACGCGACGTCAGCCTCTTCGGCGACGCCCTCAAGACCCTCGCCCACGTGGAGGGCATCGGCACGGACTTCGGCGGGGACAGCGTCACCTGCGGGAAGCAGGGCCAGATGATCGGCATCGGCCTGTTCTCCCCCTCGATGCGTTTCTCCGCCCTGGATTGGAGCGCAGCGTGA
- a CDS encoding PqqD family protein: MARSVIEEKLQAARVLAEALAADDNGSIDSMYIAGSLTAGLGNPTSDADLFVLCVDESARGDDVTQYNVNGHRVDVERYTLAFVEEAVHTITSFELQRDNLTDLHKLPDKLDFVCRLYTSEIVVPSPSLDGFKQRIDSSLANIRQVAVNYSAIAVNGHLEDFLGASVDGDLETAALVGQELTAYAGKAVVAASGDLYYSKKWVYKQLDRTPVAGFPKDTFIDFQRGNWTGRGTRAAEELVFFVQTCVAASQLLSRQGVSLDAWPWAPPTEPADEGMWRNPSYNVLGQRDGILLHWELRRQLMLRDPAAFVWALCDGRSRQGVIDAVQQLADHVPALKAMTAERIERLLESLRSRDLVSGEPYSVLGTI; the protein is encoded by the coding sequence GTGGCGCGCTCGGTGATTGAAGAAAAGCTGCAAGCGGCCCGCGTGTTGGCGGAGGCGCTTGCCGCTGACGACAATGGATCAATCGATTCAATGTATATTGCGGGAAGCCTGACGGCGGGTCTCGGAAATCCCACGAGTGATGCCGACCTTTTCGTCCTCTGCGTCGACGAGTCCGCCAGGGGTGACGACGTCACGCAGTACAACGTGAACGGTCACCGGGTCGATGTGGAGCGTTACACGCTCGCATTCGTCGAGGAAGCTGTGCACACCATCACTTCCTTCGAATTGCAGCGTGACAACCTGACGGACCTCCACAAGCTGCCCGACAAGCTGGACTTCGTCTGCCGCCTGTACACCTCCGAGATCGTGGTGCCCTCACCCTCCCTCGACGGCTTCAAGCAGCGGATCGACTCCTCCCTTGCGAATATCCGTCAGGTCGCGGTCAACTACTCCGCCATCGCGGTCAATGGCCACCTCGAGGACTTCCTCGGTGCCTCCGTGGACGGCGACCTCGAGACGGCAGCACTCGTCGGCCAGGAGCTGACCGCCTATGCCGGCAAAGCCGTCGTGGCAGCCTCCGGCGACCTCTACTACAGCAAGAAGTGGGTCTACAAGCAGCTCGACCGCACTCCTGTCGCGGGGTTCCCGAAGGACACCTTCATCGACTTCCAGCGCGGCAACTGGACCGGCCGCGGCACTCGCGCCGCCGAAGAACTCGTCTTCTTCGTGCAGACCTGCGTCGCGGCGAGCCAGCTGCTGAGCCGCCAGGGCGTCTCCCTGGACGCCTGGCCGTGGGCCCCGCCGACCGAGCCGGCCGACGAGGGTATGTGGCGCAACCCCTCGTACAACGTCCTCGGGCAGCGTGACGGAATCCTTCTCCACTGGGAGCTGCGCCGCCAGCTGATGCTGCGCGACCCCGCCGCCTTCGTCTGGGCGCTGTGTGACGGCCGCAGTCGGCAGGGCGTCATCGACGCCGTGCAGCAGCTGGCCGACCACGTTCCCGCGCTCAAGGCCATGACCGCCGAGCGCATCGAGCGGCTGCTTGAGTCGCTGCGCTCGCGTGACCTCGTGAGCGGCGAACCGTACTCCGTACTCGGCACCATCTGA